In a single window of the Oecophyllibacter saccharovorans genome:
- a CDS encoding Fe2+-dependent dioxygenase — protein MMLHIPDVLSREEVNGLRARLARAEWEDGRLTAGAQSGSVKNNLQIAPGSALGRELSTFLLRKLGTNPLFNSAVLPLRLVPPLFNRYDEGMFFGAHVDNALRPIPGSGQRVRTDVSSTLFLSEPEEYEGGELVLYGPSEEKAVRLPAGHMIVYPTRALHAVTPVTRGSRIGAFFWSQSTIRSQEHRAILFDLDQSIQALTQREGPKSSEVLRLTNVYHNLLRSWAEL, from the coding sequence ATGATGCTTCATATTCCCGATGTTCTGAGCCGTGAGGAGGTTAATGGGCTGCGGGCGCGCCTGGCCCGGGCTGAATGGGAAGACGGCCGCCTGACGGCCGGGGCGCAGTCCGGCAGCGTGAAGAACAATCTTCAGATCGCCCCTGGCAGTGCGCTAGGACGGGAACTCTCGACTTTCCTGTTGCGCAAGCTTGGCACCAACCCTCTTTTCAACAGCGCCGTGCTTCCCTTGCGGCTGGTACCTCCGCTTTTCAACCGTTACGATGAAGGAATGTTCTTCGGCGCCCATGTCGATAATGCTCTGCGGCCCATTCCAGGCTCAGGGCAGCGCGTGCGCACTGACGTCTCAAGCACGTTGTTTCTCAGTGAACCGGAAGAATATGAGGGGGGAGAGCTGGTGCTTTACGGCCCATCGGAGGAAAAAGCCGTGCGCCTGCCGGCCGGTCACATGATCGTCTATCCCACACGCGCTCTGCACGCTGTCACACCGGTTACGCGCGGCAGCCGGATAGGAGCTTTTTTCTGGAGTCAGTCGACCATCCGCTCGCAGGAGCACCGTGCCATCCTGTTCGATCTTGACCAGAGCATCCAGGCGCTGACCCAACGTGAAGGTCCCAAATCTTCCGAAGTCCTGCGGCTGACGAATGTCTATCACAATCTTCTGCGTAGCTGGGCCGAGCTGTGA